In Pleomorphomonas sp. T1.2MG-36, a single window of DNA contains:
- a CDS encoding sensor histidine kinase NtrY-like, with protein sequence MADLSAGQVEVAAQPMAMKDVYAEGRGRRLLGLVLVAVATLFSLTTFALISNLLPIPPTTDLIRGSLVIDGLLLLAIVFMVGQEVWKLGRAWLEGRAAARLHLRVVALFAFIAALPAVMVAVAFTVSLNQGFDHWFESRTRQVVDNVLTVASAYMQEHARVLRSDLISIASSLDAAKSLYDYEPTRFESLIRLQASLHGLQSAYLLDKNGNVIVRSEVDPTVKTVMPSPAAIDEARKEAAVLLQPGQSNQVGGLLKLRTYDETYLYIVRLLDKQVLDNLKLARDSAMEYRELENNRSDVQMGFAIIFGGMSIVFLLGAMWVGLSFANYLVAPIRHLINAADRVAHGDLSAAVPVGATSDDISSLGASFNKMTVELRSQRQELISASEEAERRRRFTEAVLSGVSAGVVGISNDGHVTIANASALSLLGVDLFDFVGRLLVDEVPELAHLLSAALRDEDEGRSHQATIALVRNGHKSTVSVKVTPDRSPDREHGYVVTLDDISELVSAQRTSAWADVARRIAHEIKNPLTPIQLSAERIRRRFGKLVVDEDRRVFDQCVDTIVRQVGDIGRMVDEFSQFARMPKPSFEERDLGECVREAVFLLGVGHPEIAFEAHLPQTPLKGRFDHRLISQAVANLVKNAVEAIEGLPEDQRTGARVDVYGREAGEFNIVEVVDTGVGLPTAERHQLLEPYMTTREKGTGLGLAIVRKIVEEHGGSIDLLDAPTVAEGGHGAMVRISLPVDPNRTG encoded by the coding sequence ATGGCGGATTTGTCGGCAGGACAGGTTGAGGTTGCCGCACAGCCGATGGCGATGAAGGACGTTTATGCCGAGGGACGGGGGCGTCGGTTGCTCGGCCTTGTGCTGGTAGCGGTCGCCACGCTGTTCTCGCTGACCACCTTCGCGCTGATCTCCAACCTGCTGCCCATTCCACCGACCACCGACCTCATTCGCGGATCGCTGGTGATCGACGGCCTTCTTCTGCTCGCCATTGTGTTCATGGTGGGGCAGGAGGTCTGGAAGCTCGGCCGCGCCTGGCTGGAAGGGCGAGCGGCGGCCAGGCTTCATTTGCGCGTGGTGGCGCTGTTCGCCTTCATTGCCGCCTTGCCGGCGGTGATGGTGGCTGTGGCCTTCACCGTCTCGCTCAACCAGGGCTTCGATCACTGGTTCGAATCGCGGACGCGGCAGGTCGTCGACAACGTGCTGACCGTGGCGAGCGCCTACATGCAGGAGCATGCCCGCGTTCTCCGTTCCGACCTGATCAGCATCGCCAGTTCGCTCGACGCGGCCAAGTCGCTCTACGACTACGAGCCGACCCGTTTCGAGAGCCTGATTCGGTTGCAGGCTTCGCTGCATGGCTTGCAGAGCGCCTATCTGCTGGACAAGAACGGCAATGTGATCGTGCGCTCCGAAGTCGATCCGACCGTGAAGACGGTGATGCCGTCACCGGCGGCGATCGACGAGGCGCGCAAGGAAGCAGCCGTGCTGCTGCAGCCGGGTCAGTCCAATCAGGTGGGAGGACTCCTGAAGCTCAGGACCTATGACGAGACCTACCTCTACATCGTCCGTCTCCTCGACAAGCAGGTGCTCGACAATCTGAAGCTGGCCCGCGACAGCGCCATGGAATATCGCGAGCTGGAGAACAACCGCTCCGACGTTCAGATGGGGTTCGCCATCATCTTCGGCGGCATGTCGATCGTCTTCCTGCTCGGCGCCATGTGGGTCGGCCTGTCGTTCGCCAACTATCTCGTCGCGCCGATCCGTCATCTGATCAATGCCGCCGACCGAGTGGCGCACGGCGACCTCAGTGCCGCCGTTCCCGTCGGAGCCACGTCGGACGACATTTCCAGCCTGGGCGCTTCCTTCAACAAGATGACGGTGGAGCTCAGGAGCCAGCGGCAGGAGCTGATCTCGGCTTCGGAGGAAGCCGAGAGGCGGCGCCGGTTCACCGAGGCGGTGCTGTCGGGCGTATCGGCCGGCGTCGTCGGCATATCCAACGACGGCCACGTCACCATCGCCAATGCGTCGGCGCTGTCGCTGCTGGGCGTCGACCTGTTCGATTTCGTCGGTCGCCTGCTGGTCGACGAGGTGCCGGAACTGGCTCACCTCCTGTCGGCCGCCCTGCGCGATGAGGACGAGGGGCGGTCGCATCAGGCGACCATCGCGCTGGTGCGCAACGGTCACAAGAGCACGGTTTCGGTCAAGGTGACGCCCGACCGTTCGCCGGATCGCGAGCACGGCTACGTGGTGACGCTCGACGACATTTCCGAGCTGGTGTCGGCGCAGCGCACCTCGGCCTGGGCCGATGTCGCCCGGCGCATCGCCCACGAGATCAAGAACCCGCTGACGCCGATCCAGCTCAGCGCCGAGCGCATCCGGCGGCGGTTCGGCAAGCTGGTGGTCGACGAAGACCGCCGGGTGTTCGACCAGTGCGTCGACACCATCGTCAGGCAGGTCGGCGATATCGGCCGCATGGTTGACGAGTTCTCGCAGTTCGCGCGCATGCCCAAACCCTCCTTCGAGGAAAGGGACCTCGGGGAGTGCGTGCGCGAGGCGGTGTTCCTTCTCGGCGTTGGACATCCGGAAATCGCTTTCGAGGCGCATTTGCCACAGACGCCTCTCAAGGGGCGGTTCGACCACCGGCTGATCAGCCAGGCGGTTGCCAACCTCGTCAAGAACGCGGTCGAGGCGATCGAAGGCCTGCCGGAGGACCAAAGGACCGGCGCGCGGGTCGACGTCTATGGCCGCGAGGCCGGCGAGTTCAACATCGTCGAGGTGGTCGATACCGGCGTCGGCTTGCCGACTGCCGAGCGACACCAGTTGCTGGAGCCCTACATGACGACGCGAGAGAAGGGGACCGGTCTCGGGCTGGCCATCGTGCGCAAGATCGTCGAGGAGCATGGCGGAAGCATCGACCTTCTGGACGCGCCGACGGTCGCCGAGGGCGGCCATGGAGCCATGGTCAGGATCAGCCTGCCGGTCGATCCAAACAGAACGGGCTGA
- the ntrX gene encoding nitrogen assimilation response regulator NtrX, translating into MATDILIVDDEADIRDLVAGILEDEGHGTRTAGDCDKALQAIAERRPQLIFLDIWLQGSRMDGLQLLDEIKSSNPDVPVVMISGHGNVETAVSAIKRGAYDYIEKPFKADRLVLIADRALESSRLKREIRELQIRSDRQEGIVGGSSVVNQLRNTIDRVAPTNSRVLISGPSGSGKESVARAIHERSHRAAGPFVVLNAGAFSPDRMEIELFGSESDDDGKRKVGALEEAHGGTLYLDEIGDMPRDMQNRMVRVLVEQAFERVGGTQKVHVDVRYVSSTARDLEREIAEGHFREDLFHRLAVVPVRVPGLSERREDIPFLIEQMMHQISRATGLPVRRIGEDAMAVLQSHDWPGNLRQLRNNVERLMILTRGDPEAVITADLLPSEIGTMLPSLPSGSGGEHLMALPLREAREIFEREYLKAQLNRFGGNISRTAEFVGMERSALHRKLKSLAIAG; encoded by the coding sequence ATGGCGACCGATATTCTGATCGTTGACGATGAGGCCGATATTCGTGACCTCGTGGCAGGTATCCTTGAGGACGAGGGCCATGGCACCCGGACGGCCGGTGACTGCGACAAGGCCCTCCAGGCCATTGCCGAACGGCGTCCGCAGCTGATCTTTCTCGATATCTGGCTGCAAGGCAGCCGCATGGACGGGCTGCAGCTTCTCGACGAGATCAAGTCCAGCAATCCGGACGTCCCGGTGGTGATGATCTCCGGCCATGGCAACGTGGAGACGGCCGTCTCGGCGATCAAGCGTGGCGCCTACGACTATATCGAGAAGCCGTTCAAGGCCGACCGCCTGGTGCTGATTGCCGACAGGGCATTGGAATCGTCGCGTCTCAAGCGCGAGATCCGCGAGTTGCAGATCCGCTCCGACCGTCAGGAAGGCATCGTCGGCGGCTCGTCTGTGGTCAACCAGTTGCGCAACACCATCGATCGCGTCGCGCCCACCAACAGCCGCGTGCTGATTTCCGGTCCGTCCGGATCCGGCAAGGAATCGGTGGCGCGCGCCATCCACGAACGTTCGCACCGGGCGGCCGGTCCGTTCGTCGTGCTGAACGCCGGCGCCTTCTCGCCGGACCGGATGGAAATCGAGCTGTTCGGCAGCGAGTCCGACGACGATGGCAAGCGCAAGGTCGGCGCCCTGGAAGAGGCGCATGGCGGAACGCTCTATCTCGACGAGATCGGCGACATGCCGCGCGACATGCAGAACCGCATGGTGCGCGTTCTCGTCGAACAGGCTTTCGAGCGGGTCGGTGGAACGCAGAAGGTACACGTCGACGTGCGTTATGTGTCGTCGACGGCGCGTGACCTCGAGCGCGAGATCGCCGAGGGGCATTTCCGCGAGGACCTGTTCCATCGCCTTGCCGTCGTGCCGGTGCGCGTGCCGGGCCTTTCGGAACGGCGCGAGGATATTCCCTTCCTCATCGAGCAGATGATGCACCAGATATCCCGGGCCACCGGCCTGCCGGTGCGGCGCATCGGCGAGGACGCCATGGCCGTGCTGCAGTCGCACGACTGGCCGGGCAACCTTCGTCAGCTCCGCAACAACGTCGAGCGACTGATGATCCTGACGCGCGGCGATCCGGAGGCCGTGATCACGGCCGACCTGCTGCCGTCGGAGATCGGGACGATGCTGCCGTCGCTGCCGTCCGGTTCGGGTGGCGAGCACCTGATGGCGCTGCCGCTCAGGGAAGCGCGCGAGATTTTCGAGCGGGAGTATCTCAAGGCCCAGCTCAACCGCTTTGGCGGCAACATTTCGCGAACCGCCGAGTTCGTCGGCATGGAGCGTTCGGCGTTGCACCGCAAGCTGAAGAGCCTCGCCATCGCCGGGTAG
- a CDS encoding glycosyltransferase family 25 protein, with amino-acid sequence MNRLPTSGAKLACYLINLERAPDRRALMADRFRAIGLDHDVVKAVDGKLLQFPAPEVSELAFKLLHGRRIIPAEVGCYLSHIECARQFLASDADYALIVEDDVTFASDFVEAIDLACAEGRHWDLLRLTTVNREGGIKFKSLSAMRSLAVALTRKKGSGAYIVNRRAATWMTESLLPMRLSYDIAYDLEYLSGLRACWVLPQPASQLNDMETQVQINIRAYKLPRYRYFTVLPYRAFLETTRVLFRGFQLGRSLLRP; translated from the coding sequence ATGAATCGATTGCCGACGAGCGGCGCCAAGCTGGCCTGTTATCTCATCAATCTCGAACGCGCGCCGGATCGTCGCGCCCTGATGGCGGATCGCTTTCGGGCCATCGGGCTGGATCATGACGTCGTCAAGGCGGTGGACGGAAAGCTGCTGCAGTTTCCCGCTCCCGAAGTCAGCGAGCTTGCGTTCAAGCTCCTGCACGGACGCCGGATCATCCCAGCCGAGGTGGGCTGCTATCTCAGCCACATCGAATGCGCGAGGCAGTTTCTGGCGTCGGATGCCGACTATGCGCTGATCGTGGAGGACGATGTCACCTTCGCTTCCGACTTCGTCGAAGCGATCGATCTCGCCTGTGCCGAGGGGCGGCATTGGGACCTCTTGCGCCTGACGACCGTCAATCGAGAGGGGGGCATCAAGTTCAAGTCTCTCTCCGCGATGCGGTCGCTCGCTGTCGCCCTGACGCGAAAGAAAGGGTCGGGGGCCTATATCGTCAATCGCCGGGCCGCGACGTGGATGACCGAGTCCCTGCTGCCGATGCGCCTTTCCTACGACATTGCCTACGATCTCGAGTATCTGAGCGGCCTCAGGGCGTGTTGGGTCCTGCCGCAGCCGGCCAGCCAGCTGAATGACATGGAGACCCAGGTTCAGATCAACATCCGAGCCTACAAGCTGCCTCGCTACAGGTACTTTACGGTGCTCCCGTATCGCGCCTTCCTGGAAACGACTAGAGTTCTATTCAGAGGGTTTCAACTTGGACGCTCGCTGTTGCGGCCGTGA
- a CDS encoding FtsB family cell division protein, which yields MPLFAYCRPCKTQFAPKRLPFTLPLPRWSRFLGEGVGCSRRSRVSSLRMITRQYRPSWLRRLILPAVTAVFLGYFGYHAVNGEYGMVGRARFESRTQELNAELARLNAEKAALEAHVRLLRPSSLDQDMVDERARVQLSVVNPNEVVIMDFDKLAQAKSN from the coding sequence TTGCCACTTTTTGCCTATTGCCGACCTTGCAAGACTCAATTTGCGCCGAAGCGGCTGCCGTTCACCCTCCCTTTACCACGATGGTCCAGATTCCTGGGCGAGGGGGTAGGATGCTCCCGCCGGTCCCGCGTGAGTTCGTTGCGTATGATTACCCGCCAGTACCGCCCGTCTTGGCTCCGCCGCCTGATCCTTCCCGCCGTAACGGCGGTTTTCCTCGGCTATTTCGGCTATCATGCCGTCAATGGCGAGTATGGCATGGTGGGACGCGCCCGCTTCGAGAGCCGCACCCAGGAACTCAACGCCGAACTGGCGCGCCTCAATGCCGAAAAGGCGGCGTTGGAGGCCCATGTCAGGCTGCTGCGCCCCTCCAGCCTCGATCAGGACATGGTCGACGAACGCGCCCGCGTCCAGCTGTCGGTGGTCAATCCGAATGAAGTTGTCATTATGGATTTCGACAAGTTGGCGCAGGCAAAAAGTAATTGA
- a CDS encoding DUF930 domain-containing protein yields MLSVLGHATILVLLVIETPRQLTVEQRPVAVEVVMVAPSAAYPAPPANLPPTAAQPEVTGRPSPSPARPARPSTGGRVTATDYFAGAVLDDPRNRQTRETLSTLTVDERLIQICNIEAMEQLKRWKAGFVPNSVVPYAMADPVLGATSMEAKGAAVHADGKWYRLSFSCGATTDLSRVASFAFTLGRPIPQREWEQNSLPELVEGEPTD; encoded by the coding sequence ATGCTGTCCGTGCTTGGTCACGCTACGATCCTTGTCCTCCTGGTGATCGAAACACCGAGACAGCTCACCGTCGAGCAACGCCCCGTGGCGGTCGAGGTGGTCATGGTCGCCCCGTCCGCGGCGTATCCGGCGCCGCCGGCCAATCTCCCGCCGACCGCCGCCCAGCCGGAAGTGACCGGACGGCCTTCGCCGTCGCCGGCCCGCCCTGCCCGCCCCTCCACGGGTGGACGTGTGACCGCGACGGACTATTTTGCCGGCGCCGTCCTCGACGATCCGCGCAACAGGCAAACCAGGGAAACGCTATCCACGCTCACCGTCGACGAGCGGCTGATCCAGATCTGCAATATCGAAGCGATGGAACAGTTGAAGCGCTGGAAAGCCGGCTTCGTTCCCAACAGCGTCGTTCCCTATGCGATGGCCGACCCCGTGCTGGGCGCCACATCCATGGAAGCGAAGGGCGCCGCCGTCCACGCCGACGGGAAATGGTACCGGCTGTCGTTCAGTTGCGGCGCGACGACCGATCTCAGTCGCGTCGCGTCCTTCGCCTTCACGCTCGGCCGCCCCATTCCCCAACGGGAATGGGAGCAGAACTCCCTGCCGGAGCTGGTCGAGGGCGAGCCGACGGACTGA
- a CDS encoding cation-efflux pump: MTRKERVALVSLVASLSLTVAKLTIGLMIGSLALITDALHSGTDAIATLVTFLAVRFADRPADDDHPYGHGKFEDLAALGEGTLLLVLAGGVAVEAWNRFAGAAAAPSVSAIAFAVLGVEIVINLWRASALSKAAKETGSRALAADAMHFLSDVASSVIVIVGFIATLYGAEWADPVTAAAIAVFIGWLGLRMIRRTADELTDRVSPSIARTLRRLLLDLPGVVAIDQLRVRTVGPRHFVDISAGVPRTFSLGETATVKGAMVAAIMAEIDDAEATVSLIPVPINDESVRERVFLAASRERIPVHHITIQHLGDRLSVSLDCEVDGAMPLGEAHEVASRLEAAIRAEIGAEIEVETHLEPLYPDLIQGERLPDERVAAYAATLRMAAETHGVSDVHNVRAREIYEGVFVAFHCRFPAALPAAEVHRRADAVERSARIAFPEIRRIVSHPEPIRE, translated from the coding sequence ATGACCAGGAAGGAACGCGTTGCGCTGGTGTCGCTGGTCGCCAGCCTCAGCCTCACCGTCGCCAAGCTCACCATCGGCCTGATGATCGGTTCGCTGGCGCTCATCACGGACGCGCTGCATTCGGGCACCGACGCCATCGCGACGCTGGTCACCTTTCTTGCGGTACGCTTTGCCGATCGGCCGGCGGACGACGACCATCCCTATGGCCATGGCAAGTTCGAGGATCTCGCCGCGCTGGGGGAGGGCACGCTGCTTCTGGTGCTGGCGGGCGGTGTTGCCGTGGAAGCCTGGAACCGCTTCGCCGGCGCGGCGGCGGCGCCGTCGGTCAGCGCGATCGCCTTCGCCGTGCTGGGAGTGGAAATCGTCATCAACCTCTGGCGCGCCTCGGCCCTGAGCAAGGCTGCCAAGGAGACCGGCAGCCGGGCGCTTGCCGCCGACGCCATGCACTTCCTGTCCGACGTCGCGTCGTCGGTGATCGTCATCGTGGGTTTCATCGCCACCCTCTATGGCGCCGAGTGGGCCGATCCGGTGACGGCGGCGGCCATTGCGGTGTTCATTGGCTGGCTCGGTCTCAGGATGATCCGCCGCACGGCCGACGAGCTGACCGACCGCGTATCGCCATCCATCGCGCGGACGTTGCGCCGGTTGCTGCTCGACCTGCCCGGTGTCGTCGCCATCGATCAGCTCCGGGTGCGCACAGTCGGCCCCAGGCACTTCGTCGACATATCGGCCGGCGTGCCGCGCACGTTCAGCCTGGGCGAGACGGCAACGGTCAAGGGGGCGATGGTGGCCGCCATCATGGCGGAGATCGACGATGCCGAGGCTACGGTCAGCCTGATACCCGTGCCGATCAACGACGAGAGCGTCAGGGAACGGGTGTTCCTTGCCGCTTCGCGCGAACGCATCCCCGTTCATCACATCACCATCCAGCATCTCGGCGACCGTCTGTCGGTGTCGCTCGATTGCGAGGTGGATGGCGCCATGCCACTCGGGGAAGCCCACGAGGTGGCGAGTCGTCTCGAGGCGGCCATTCGGGCCGAGATTGGCGCGGAGATCGAGGTGGAGACGCATCTCGAACCGCTCTATCCCGACCTTATTCAAGGTGAGCGGCTCCCCGACGAGCGGGTGGCGGCCTACGCGGCCACTCTCCGCATGGCGGCGGAAACGCATGGCGTCTCGGACGTTCACAACGTGCGCGCCCGCGAGATCTACGAAGGCGTGTTCGTGGCTTTCCATTGCCGCTTCCCGGCGGCGCTTCCCGCCGCCGAGGTGCACCGGCGTGCCGACGCGGTGGAGCGCTCGGCGCGCATCGCCTTCCCCGAGATCCGTCGCATCGTCAGCCATCCGGAACCCATCAGGGAGTGA
- a CDS encoding KpsF/GutQ family sugar-phosphate isomerase, with protein MTDTPLPKPALAAALHAIEITRTGVTALEDAALHGSLGGDIDTAIGIIAESKGRLIVTGIGKSGHIARKLAATFSSTGTPAYYVHPTEAGHGDLGMVDGSDVIMALSWSGETTELAVVLAFAKRFDVPVIALTAGAESTLAAAADVALILPRVREACPHNLAPTTSTVLQLAIGDAIAMGVMVRKGFSESDFHIVHPGGKLGSQLRRVSEIMHTERLPLIDAGSRMTDAILAISSGGFGVVGVVDDRGQLVGVVTDGDLRRFVHSDLGPQLSASKLETPVAEVMTRNPVTVAPQIFAAEALDLLQNRKISVLFVVEDRKPTGILHTLDLLRIGVA; from the coding sequence ATGACCGACACCCCGCTTCCGAAGCCCGCCCTCGCGGCGGCGTTGCACGCCATCGAAATCACACGCACGGGCGTCACCGCCCTTGAGGATGCGGCGCTCCACGGCTCTCTGGGCGGCGACATCGACACGGCGATCGGCATCATCGCCGAGAGCAAGGGACGGCTCATCGTCACTGGCATCGGCAAGAGCGGCCATATCGCCCGCAAGCTCGCCGCCACCTTTTCCTCCACCGGTACGCCCGCCTATTACGTCCATCCGACCGAGGCCGGCCACGGCGATCTCGGCATGGTCGACGGTTCCGACGTCATCATGGCGCTGTCCTGGTCGGGCGAGACCACCGAGCTCGCCGTCGTCTTGGCCTTCGCCAAACGCTTCGACGTGCCGGTGATCGCGCTCACCGCCGGAGCCGAGTCGACGCTGGCCGCCGCCGCCGACGTGGCGCTGATCCTGCCGCGCGTCAGGGAAGCCTGCCCCCACAATCTCGCCCCGACCACCTCGACGGTTCTGCAGCTCGCCATCGGCGACGCCATCGCCATGGGCGTCATGGTGCGGAAGGGGTTCTCGGAAAGCGATTTCCACATCGTCCACCCCGGCGGCAAGCTCGGCTCGCAGCTCCGCCGCGTGTCGGAGATCATGCACACCGAACGGCTTCCGCTGATCGATGCCGGCAGTCGGATGACGGACGCCATCCTGGCGATCAGCTCGGGAGGCTTCGGCGTGGTCGGAGTCGTCGACGATCGCGGCCAGTTGGTCGGCGTCGTCACCGACGGCGACCTCCGGCGCTTCGTGCACTCCGACCTAGGGCCGCAGTTGAGCGCGAGCAAGCTGGAAACGCCCGTGGCCGAGGTCATGACGCGCAATCCGGTCACCGTCGCGCCGCAGATATTCGCCGCCGAGGCGCTCGATCTTCTGCAGAACCGCAAGATTTCCGTGCTGTTCGTCGTCGAGGACCGGAAGCCGACCGGCATTCTGCACACCCTCGACCTACTGCGCATCGGCGTGGCCTGA
- the pbpC gene encoding penicillin-binding protein 1C, whose translation MRVSGRLVKACLIVVSVAAISGVAAVMQFRALVDATPPVDLFAPTSQVVTARNGDILRAYTVDDGLWRLPVDPARVDPGYVALLLATEDGRFRDHNGVDPRALLRAGLQLVIHGRIVSGGSTLTMQVVRLSERLHTRSPSGKFGQIVKALALERFAGKDDILAAYLSLAPFGGNLEGVRSASLAWFGKEPLRLTPAEAAFLVALPQAPEARRPDRDPVVAKAARDRILRRAVERGVLARADAEAAIAEPVPTRRRDFPLLAAHTADRAAAADPKRGEIRLTIDGKLQASLEGLSAERASAIGPNVSVAIMVAEEASGDVVASVGSAGLFDQKRAGSIDMTRAIRSPGSTLKPFIYGLAFEAGIAHPETLVEDRPTAFAGYTPNNFDKTFRGTVTVRQALADSLNVPAIQTLELVGPARLVTRFRRAGVEAKLPDMAPANLAVGLGGVGLTLNDLTTLYMALARGGRPIALRERVDALGPAEPPKPLMDERAAAYVTDILAGQLGAAKGDVRVAIKTGTSYGYRDAWAMGYDGRYVVGVWVGRPDGAPMPGLMGVDVAVPILADTFVRAGGTTRLPPEPPGLIKASNAELPPPLQRLRGARAAVALKDAGPEIAYPPAGARVDLGFRAGSPQPLALKVRNGKGPFTWLADGAPVAREPWARQFSYFPKGAGFVTLSVIDGEGRADRVTVFVE comes from the coding sequence ATGAGAGTTTCCGGTCGACTGGTCAAAGCCTGCCTGATCGTTGTGTCGGTGGCCGCCATCTCCGGCGTGGCCGCCGTCATGCAGTTCCGCGCCCTGGTCGACGCGACGCCGCCGGTCGATCTCTTTGCCCCGACCTCGCAGGTCGTGACCGCGCGAAACGGCGATATTCTGCGAGCCTATACGGTCGATGACGGGCTCTGGCGCCTGCCGGTCGATCCGGCGCGCGTCGATCCCGGCTATGTGGCGTTGCTGTTGGCCACAGAGGATGGCCGCTTCCGCGATCACAATGGCGTCGATCCGCGAGCTCTGCTCCGCGCCGGCTTGCAGTTGGTGATCCATGGCCGCATCGTCTCCGGTGGATCGACGCTGACCATGCAGGTGGTGCGCCTGTCGGAGCGCCTGCATACGCGCTCGCCGAGCGGCAAGTTCGGGCAGATCGTCAAGGCGCTGGCGCTCGAACGCTTCGCCGGCAAGGACGACATTCTCGCCGCCTATCTCAGCCTCGCGCCATTTGGCGGCAACCTGGAAGGGGTGCGCTCGGCGTCGCTCGCCTGGTTCGGCAAGGAGCCGCTGCGCCTCACGCCGGCTGAGGCGGCTTTCCTGGTGGCCCTGCCGCAGGCGCCCGAGGCGCGGCGGCCGGACCGCGATCCGGTGGTCGCCAAGGCCGCGCGGGACAGGATCCTGAGACGGGCCGTCGAACGCGGCGTTCTGGCGCGCGCCGACGCGGAGGCCGCCATTGCCGAGCCGGTGCCGACCCGGCGGCGCGATTTTCCGCTGCTTGCAGCCCATACCGCCGATCGGGCGGCGGCGGCCGATCCCAAGCGGGGCGAGATCAGACTGACCATCGACGGCAAGCTGCAAGCTTCGCTCGAGGGGCTTTCCGCCGAGCGGGCGAGCGCCATCGGCCCGAACGTCTCGGTTGCCATCATGGTGGCCGAAGAGGCGAGCGGCGACGTGGTGGCGTCGGTCGGATCGGCCGGGCTGTTCGACCAGAAGCGGGCCGGCTCGATCGACATGACCAGGGCGATCCGCTCGCCCGGTTCGACGCTGAAGCCTTTCATCTACGGTCTCGCCTTCGAGGCCGGCATCGCTCACCCCGAGACGCTGGTCGAGGACCGGCCGACCGCATTTGCCGGCTACACGCCGAACAACTTCGACAAGACCTTCCGGGGCACGGTGACGGTGCGGCAGGCGCTCGCCGACAGTCTCAATGTGCCGGCCATCCAGACGCTGGAACTGGTGGGGCCGGCGCGGCTGGTCACCCGGTTTCGCCGGGCCGGCGTCGAAGCCAAGCTGCCGGACATGGCGCCGGCCAACCTCGCGGTCGGACTGGGCGGCGTCGGCCTCACCCTCAACGATCTGACGACGCTCTACATGGCTCTTGCCCGTGGTGGTCGCCCCATCGCGTTGCGCGAGCGCGTCGATGCCTTGGGGCCGGCCGAGCCGCCCAAGCCGCTGATGGACGAACGCGCCGCCGCCTATGTCACCGACATTCTGGCGGGGCAGCTCGGCGCCGCCAAGGGCGACGTGCGCGTCGCCATCAAGACGGGCACGTCCTACGGCTATCGAGACGCCTGGGCGATGGGCTACGACGGCCGGTATGTGGTCGGCGTGTGGGTCGGTCGGCCGGATGGCGCGCCGATGCCCGGGCTGATGGGCGTTGACGTGGCGGTGCCAATCCTGGCCGATACCTTCGTCCGGGCCGGAGGCACGACACGCCTGCCGCCCGAGCCCCCCGGTCTCATCAAGGCGTCCAATGCCGAGCTGCCGCCGCCGCTGCAGCGGCTGCGCGGCGCGCGGGCGGCGGTCGCTCTGAAGGATGCCGGGCCGGAGATCGCCTATCCGCCGGCTGGCGCACGGGTCGATCTCGGCTTCCGGGCCGGTTCGCCGCAGCCGCTCGCGCTCAAGGTCAGGAACGGCAAGGGGCCGTTCACGTGGCTGGCCGACGGAGCACCGGTGGCGCGGGAGCCTTGGGCTCGACAGTTCAGCTATTTCCCGAAGGGAGCCGGATTCGTGACGCTGTCGGTGATCGATGGCGAGGGCAGGGCCGACCGGGTGACCGTTTTCGTGGAATGA